Proteins from one Candidatus Nitrospira nitrosa genomic window:
- a CDS encoding acyltransferase family protein: MRYRPEIDGLRAIAVLPVILFHAGVQLCSGGFIGVDVFFVISGYLITTIILAELEAGQFSLLKFYERRARRILPALYLVMAVCLPFACLWLMPSDAIEFANSAIAVLVFASNIFFWQHSNYFDAGTELKPLLHTWSLGVEEQFYVLFPLVLMFAWRMGRRRIVKLVAVVALLSFAVAVYLSSAKPVAAFFLLPTRAWELAVGSLIAFYLETNERDRIPLVLKQVLSLIGFGLIVVGVLTLSKETPFPGVYALIPTVGAGLIIVFALPDTFVGRLLMSKVLVGVGLVSYSAYLWHQPLLAFARHRSLTEPDEVVVAGLVALAFGLAYVTWRYVETPFRRGALISKQLLWRVSLASAVVLVVSTVGLQLATVEGKTKLATDMEAQWRIYTCFFEVDQPYTTLLQNHCDGASEASSVQTHDGTSRPSNRFVLYGDSLAAQLYPGLVRVLGEDRIIQLTGGSCWAVRVTEGRCADFYDWFVNDYVPNHKLDPIIVSSNWLRLYEKIGNEEFRLQLAELFEKLKDHRVIIYSQVARLSADVQRYTYKLEMFEQGIPKTLKLGTDDLDAVNAALSEESEKFGFEFIDISQLFCDRSQCDVVKDGVVYFGDRLHLTTPGSVLVAQLTHGMLTREHTAPPSRGWDTAGDASTVGNEALMVRNLDGTIRYWSPEAKALYGWEPHDVLGTTSHRLLKTVFPVSLDVIQEELRAKGRWVGQLIHVRRDGSQVTVRSQWSLTRSPTSQDQPATVIEVNDPLVAPSSESFEREVELLSLLRQPRCSSSSSQCQQVS, translated from the coding sequence ATGCGTTACCGTCCTGAAATAGATGGCTTGCGGGCCATCGCCGTCCTGCCCGTCATATTATTCCACGCCGGTGTTCAGCTTTGCAGTGGGGGCTTTATAGGCGTGGACGTGTTCTTTGTCATCAGCGGGTACTTGATTACTACGATTATTCTGGCGGAACTTGAGGCCGGTCAGTTTTCACTGCTGAAGTTTTATGAACGACGTGCCCGGCGTATTCTGCCCGCGTTGTATCTCGTCATGGCGGTGTGTTTACCCTTTGCCTGCTTGTGGCTCATGCCGAGCGACGCGATAGAGTTTGCGAACAGTGCCATCGCGGTGTTGGTGTTTGCGTCGAACATCTTTTTTTGGCAGCACAGTAATTACTTCGATGCCGGTACAGAGCTGAAGCCGCTGCTGCATACGTGGAGTTTGGGGGTAGAGGAGCAGTTTTACGTCCTATTTCCACTCGTTCTGATGTTTGCCTGGCGCATGGGGCGAAGGAGAATTGTAAAACTTGTGGCAGTTGTGGCGCTCCTCAGCTTCGCGGTAGCTGTGTATCTGAGCAGCGCGAAACCGGTCGCGGCGTTTTTTTTATTGCCGACTCGTGCATGGGAATTGGCCGTGGGTTCCCTTATCGCGTTCTACCTGGAAACGAACGAGCGTGACCGGATCCCTCTGGTTCTCAAACAAGTGCTCAGTCTCATTGGGTTCGGATTGATCGTTGTCGGAGTCCTGACTCTCAGCAAAGAGACCCCATTTCCTGGTGTGTATGCGTTGATACCCACAGTCGGTGCCGGGTTAATAATCGTGTTTGCCTTGCCGGACACATTTGTTGGGCGGTTGTTGATGAGTAAAGTGCTCGTTGGGGTGGGGCTGGTCAGCTACAGTGCCTACTTATGGCATCAGCCGTTGTTGGCGTTTGCCCGCCATCGAAGCCTGACTGAGCCTGATGAAGTGGTTGTCGCAGGCCTTGTCGCTCTTGCCTTCGGTCTCGCCTATGTCACGTGGCGGTATGTTGAAACGCCGTTTCGTCGTGGGGCGCTCATCTCGAAACAATTACTGTGGAGAGTGTCGTTGGCTTCTGCGGTGGTGCTCGTGGTTTCCACTGTCGGTTTGCAGCTGGCTACCGTGGAAGGGAAAACTAAGCTCGCGACAGACATGGAAGCGCAATGGCGAATCTATACATGTTTTTTTGAAGTGGACCAGCCCTATACTACGCTCTTGCAGAACCACTGTGACGGGGCATCAGAGGCATCCTCCGTTCAGACACACGATGGTACGTCCCGACCCTCGAATCGATTTGTATTGTATGGAGATAGCCTCGCTGCCCAATTATACCCAGGGCTTGTACGTGTGCTTGGTGAGGATCGCATCATACAACTAACAGGTGGGTCTTGCTGGGCCGTGCGTGTGACGGAGGGGCGGTGTGCTGATTTTTACGACTGGTTTGTGAATGACTATGTCCCTAACCATAAATTGGATCCAATTATTGTGTCATCCAACTGGTTGCGGCTGTATGAAAAAATCGGCAACGAAGAATTTCGACTTCAACTCGCTGAGTTATTTGAGAAATTGAAGGACCATCGAGTCATCATCTATTCTCAGGTCGCCCGGCTCTCAGCCGACGTGCAGCGGTATACTTATAAGCTTGAGATGTTTGAGCAAGGGATTCCCAAGACTCTCAAGTTAGGGACGGACGACTTAGATGCTGTGAATGCCGCCCTTTCTGAAGAGTCTGAAAAGTTTGGTTTTGAGTTTATCGATATCTCCCAGTTGTTCTGCGATCGATCTCAGTGTGATGTGGTGAAAGACGGGGTGGTGTATTTTGGAGATAGACTTCATCTAACCACGCCAGGTTCCGTCCTCGTCGCGCAATTGACACATGGCATGTTGACGCGAGAGCACACTGCCCCCCCTTCTCGGGGATGGGATACAGCGGGCGACGCCAGCACTGTTGGTAACGAGGCGCTCATGGTCCGCAACCTAGATGGTACTATCCGATACTGGAGTCCTGAGGCCAAGGCTCTGTATGGATGGGAACCTCACGATGTCTTGGGGACCACTTCCCATCGACTGCTCAAGACGGTATTCCCTGTTTCGCTTGATGTGATTCAAGAGGAGCTTCGCGCAAAGGGGAGGTGGGTAGGGCAGCTCATCCATGTGCGTCGGGATGGATCACAAGTCACAGTGAGAAGTCAGTGGAGCCTCACGCGGAGTCCCACTTCTCAAGATCAACCGGCTACGGTGATCGAGGTCAACGATCCCTTGGTTGCTCCCAGCTCGGAATCTTTCGAGAGAGAGGTGGAATTGCTGTCGCTCCTGCGTCAACCGAGATGCTCGAGCAGTTCTTCTCAATGCCAGCAGGTTTCTTGA
- the dinB gene encoding DNA polymerase IV has protein sequence MVRIIAHLDMDAFFAAIEERDTPALRGIPLVVGADPLGGKGRGVVSTSNYLARAYGIHSATPISTAWRLSEAARRAGRPAVAFVSVDMPKYARVSDEIMGIVRRFIPVVEQASIDETYGDLSFTESYRAATSLSRELKAAIHRAVRLTASVGIGPNKLIAKIASGMSKPDGLTVVCEEEVESFLAPLPLRAIPGIGPKTEALLARQGFTCVQDMKSLTASQLDELLGKRGVDLYEKIRGRDITPLEEYAEIKSISEQHTFEADTLDSQRLLMELELLGQGVVERLQQEGFQSFRTVVLTVRFADFKTTSRAHTMAEPAGDMATLRREVLRLLMPFLDRRENPHRQLIRLLGIRVEKLVCSIPLV, from the coding sequence ATGGTTCGGATTATCGCCCATTTAGACATGGACGCGTTCTTCGCGGCGATTGAGGAGCGAGATACTCCCGCCCTTCGAGGTATCCCGCTGGTAGTTGGGGCAGACCCTCTGGGTGGGAAGGGGCGCGGAGTGGTGTCTACGTCGAACTATTTGGCGCGTGCGTACGGGATTCATTCGGCGACACCGATTTCCACGGCGTGGCGGCTGTCAGAGGCTGCACGTCGGGCTGGAAGGCCGGCGGTCGCTTTTGTCTCGGTCGATATGCCCAAGTACGCGCGTGTCTCAGATGAAATCATGGGTATCGTCAGGCGATTCATTCCCGTCGTGGAGCAGGCGAGCATCGATGAAACCTATGGTGACTTGAGTTTCACGGAGTCCTATCGAGCCGCAACATCGCTGTCCCGAGAGTTGAAGGCTGCGATCCATAGGGCAGTACGGCTGACAGCCTCAGTCGGTATCGGGCCGAACAAACTGATCGCCAAGATTGCATCGGGGATGTCAAAGCCGGACGGGCTGACGGTCGTCTGTGAGGAGGAAGTCGAGTCGTTTCTGGCACCGCTTCCACTGCGGGCCATCCCTGGCATCGGCCCTAAGACGGAAGCCCTGCTTGCGAGGCAAGGGTTCACGTGCGTACAGGATATGAAATCGTTGACGGCCTCACAACTCGATGAATTGCTTGGGAAACGCGGGGTCGATCTCTATGAAAAGATTCGTGGCCGAGATATTACCCCGCTTGAAGAATATGCTGAGATCAAGTCAATCAGCGAGCAGCATACCTTCGAGGCCGATACACTCGATAGCCAGCGACTACTCATGGAACTGGAACTTCTCGGCCAGGGTGTGGTGGAGCGGTTGCAGCAGGAGGGATTTCAGTCATTTCGGACAGTTGTTCTGACTGTCCGATTCGCCGATTTCAAAACTACATCACGTGCCCATACGATGGCGGAACCAGCCGGCGATATGGCAACGCTGCGCCGAGAGGTCTTGAGGTTACTCATGCCGTTCCTCGACCGTCGCGAAAATCCTCATCGTCAACTCATTCGCCTGCTTGGCATTCGCGTGGAAAAGCTGGTGTGCTCGATCCCTCTGGTCTAA
- a CDS encoding DUF1059 domain-containing protein: MADKQYKQLGCLDVQPSGGCGFQVRAETEAELMQLVATHAKQCHKLESIPPEMAAKVQAAVQTVTVKV, from the coding sequence ATGGCAGACAAACAGTACAAACAACTCGGCTGTCTGGACGTGCAACCATCCGGGGGCTGCGGGTTCCAAGTACGGGCTGAAACAGAGGCGGAATTGATGCAGCTCGTGGCCACTCATGCGAAGCAATGCCACAAGCTGGAGTCGATCCCACCGGAAATGGCAGCCAAGGTTCAGGCAGCCGTGCAAACTGTAACAGTCAAGGTCTAG
- a CDS encoding class I SAM-dependent methyltransferase, translating into MSPSPEQVIENQRQDWNRVAGGWEKWDRFFDEQMAFLNHRLVADARVRSGMRVLDLGSGTGYPALLAAQTVGATGSITGIDLAEQMLDAARRKAASLELSNTTFRTGDVTTLPFEAASFDAVTTRFCLMFLPEIPKAVAEIARILKPNTWLAAAVWSAPDKNPYLKIPIDIIKQFIEIPPPDPTAPGIFRLAKPGELAGMLQQAGFTDISEHEFLGDVQFSAVEEYFSSLMDIAAPIQNLWAKLSPAQQTEARGNIIQTAGQYQKGSLIALPIAVRMVSARKPG; encoded by the coding sequence ATGTCGCCATCACCTGAACAGGTCATTGAGAATCAACGACAGGATTGGAACCGCGTCGCCGGCGGCTGGGAAAAGTGGGACCGCTTCTTTGACGAACAGATGGCGTTCTTGAATCATCGGCTGGTCGCCGATGCTCGGGTACGGTCGGGTATGCGCGTGCTCGATCTCGGATCAGGGACCGGCTATCCTGCTCTGCTCGCGGCACAGACAGTCGGGGCGACTGGCAGCATCACAGGAATCGATCTGGCTGAACAGATGCTCGACGCCGCGAGACGAAAAGCCGCTTCACTGGAACTATCGAATACCACCTTCCGAACGGGTGATGTCACGACGTTGCCGTTTGAAGCTGCTTCGTTCGATGCGGTGACAACCCGCTTCTGCCTGATGTTCTTGCCGGAAATTCCCAAGGCAGTTGCCGAGATCGCCCGCATCCTCAAACCGAACACCTGGCTCGCGGCGGCGGTCTGGTCTGCGCCGGATAAGAACCCGTACCTCAAGATACCCATCGACATCATCAAACAATTCATTGAGATTCCGCCACCAGATCCAACAGCCCCGGGTATTTTCCGTTTGGCAAAACCGGGGGAACTCGCGGGTATGCTGCAGCAAGCTGGATTCACGGACATCTCTGAACACGAATTTCTCGGTGATGTCCAATTTTCAGCGGTAGAGGAATATTTCTCCAGCCTGATGGACATCGCCGCGCCGATTCAAAATCTTTGGGCGAAGCTCAGCCCGGCGCAACAGACCGAGGCCAGAGGAAACATCATCCAGACGGCCGGGCAATACCAGAAAGGGTCACTCATCGCCCTACCGATTGCCGTACGAATGGTTTCGGCACGAAAGCCCGGATGA